A genomic window from Bradyrhizobium lupini includes:
- a CDS encoding HlyD family efflux transporter periplasmic adaptor subunit, translated as MRAESLDAARSHLQLAEEAVQLIATSSAASLNYRIDMSRERALANKAVVSQEAEAAEASTQLAALDEFSRQLSDRLEKVESSFADGRIFSPIAGIVANNPARAGQSLVAGTPIAEILDPTDVFVDWYVPNERLSDPKVGNEVFVLFGNRRILGEIVEILPVSDVYPGAGSSAARERTASQIARIQFSPGAHPPALNSAVDVHMHYTQLSARIASMLVKLFGLDEL; from the coding sequence TTGCGCGCAGAATCTCTCGACGCGGCGCGCTCACATCTGCAGCTTGCTGAGGAAGCTGTCCAACTTATCGCAACCTCATCGGCCGCGAGCCTGAATTACCGCATTGACATGTCGCGGGAGCGCGCCCTGGCGAACAAAGCCGTGGTCTCGCAGGAGGCGGAAGCCGCCGAGGCCAGCACTCAATTGGCCGCTCTCGACGAATTCAGCCGGCAACTTTCTGATCGCCTCGAAAAGGTTGAAAGCAGCTTTGCCGACGGAAGAATCTTTTCACCCATAGCTGGCATCGTCGCGAACAATCCAGCGCGTGCCGGCCAGTCACTGGTGGCGGGCACTCCGATCGCAGAAATTCTCGACCCCACCGATGTCTTCGTCGACTGGTACGTTCCCAACGAACGCCTGTCCGACCCGAAAGTCGGCAACGAAGTCTTTGTCCTGTTCGGCAACCGGCGAATTCTGGGCGAGATCGTGGAAATTCTGCCGGTGTCAGACGTGTACCCCGGAGCGGGCTCATCGGCGGCGCGCGAGCGTACCGCCTCGCAAATCGCGCGAATTCAGTTCAGCCCAGGCGCGCATCCCCCGGCGCTGAACTCGGCCGTCGACGTTCACATGCACTACACACAACTCAGCGCGCGCATCGCTTCCATGCTGGTGAAACTATTCGGGCTCGACGAGCTGTGA
- a CDS encoding glycosyltransferase, with translation MSEMVEVLAGTSLFLLAFSLLIFDIPRYTLSLVSLALFSSKRRSASGTVCQATVSVIIPTFNGGSGLAPSISSLRRQTLRPVEIIVVDDGSTDETRAVAERARAQGLVDMVICHGTRCGRSAAINAAARFARGDLLLTVDADTVFEPSAVERLAAAFGDPLVAGASCNIAISNERDSIWTGLQSVEYLMSITAGRSILDVVDAIACLSGACSMYRRDIFARQGGLDVGPGEDMEYTLRLRRLGYVIRFVSDAWAETAGPASGISLLRQRARWDRDALRIRFMMYGELSFRHPLERLPDTIQRLDFIVFDLVPTLSLPFYLAYIVLLFGPDAVLFLSAIYLLLLWISVFTMALVFALFQRSVGNFGWKMALIFPLYQGVYLKCARFFSYSSEIIFASSRNDDFVPPRVRRALFGDRTKEVAK, from the coding sequence ATGTCCGAAATGGTAGAAGTGCTCGCCGGAACGAGTTTGTTTCTGCTCGCCTTCTCGCTGCTGATATTCGACATACCTCGCTACACCTTATCGCTGGTGTCTCTTGCTCTGTTCAGCTCGAAGCGGCGAAGCGCCAGTGGGACGGTTTGCCAAGCGACGGTAAGCGTGATTATCCCGACATTCAACGGCGGCTCCGGGCTTGCTCCTTCGATCAGCTCGCTGCGCCGGCAAACCCTGCGACCTGTCGAAATCATCGTCGTCGACGACGGCTCCACCGACGAAACACGCGCGGTCGCGGAGCGGGCGAGAGCGCAGGGGCTGGTTGACATGGTCATCTGCCATGGGACCCGCTGCGGCCGCAGCGCTGCCATCAACGCTGCAGCACGGTTTGCCCGCGGCGATCTTCTTCTGACCGTAGATGCCGACACTGTCTTCGAACCGAGCGCGGTTGAGCGCCTCGCGGCTGCGTTCGGCGATCCGCTCGTCGCCGGCGCAAGTTGCAACATCGCGATCAGCAATGAGCGCGATTCGATATGGACAGGACTTCAAAGCGTCGAATACCTGATGTCGATCACTGCGGGGCGGTCGATCCTCGACGTGGTCGATGCGATCGCGTGTCTGTCCGGCGCCTGTTCCATGTATCGCCGGGATATTTTTGCGCGACAGGGCGGGCTCGATGTCGGCCCGGGAGAGGATATGGAGTACACCTTGCGGCTCCGCAGACTCGGCTATGTCATTCGGTTCGTGTCCGACGCCTGGGCGGAAACAGCCGGCCCCGCAAGCGGCATCAGTCTGTTGCGCCAGCGCGCGCGCTGGGATCGCGATGCTCTGCGCATCCGTTTCATGATGTATGGCGAGCTGAGTTTTCGCCATCCGCTAGAGCGTTTACCGGACACGATCCAAAGGCTGGACTTCATCGTCTTCGATCTCGTTCCGACGCTCAGCCTGCCGTTCTACTTGGCCTACATTGTGCTGTTGTTCGGCCCGGATGCCGTGTTGTTTCTCTCGGCGATCTACCTGCTGCTGCTCTGGATCTCGGTATTCACTATGGCACTTGTGTTCGCCCTATTCCAACGATCCGTCGGAAACTTTGGCTGGAAGATGGCGCTGATCTTTCCCTTGTACCAGGGCGTCTATCTGAAGTGCGCGCGGTTTTTTTCCTACTCTTCGGAAATCATCTTTGCCTCGTCGCGGAACGATGATTTCGTGCCACCGCGCGTTCGCCGTGCACTATTCGGAGATCGGACAAAAGAGGTGGCCAAATGA
- a CDS encoding DUF599 domain-containing protein — MSRHWVDITAVGFFIIEWLVYALTLEHSAYGRDSLSARMNRYREVWVRRLLDRDARMVDMQIMASLQNGTAFFASTSLIALGGALALLHATNDAITILSKLPIDLSTSPAMWELKCVGLVLICVYAFFKFAWSYRLFNYVAILFGGMPAASQRDTPEAEAHVIRTSRLFESAGRHFNRGQRAFFFALGYLGWFVSPWVLFVTTATVVIVTWRRQFASSAWEAMAPEVVNGEETRRGP, encoded by the coding sequence ATGAGCAGGCATTGGGTCGACATCACAGCCGTCGGCTTCTTCATCATCGAATGGCTGGTCTACGCCCTGACGCTGGAGCATTCGGCCTATGGCCGCGACAGCCTGTCGGCGCGCATGAACCGCTACCGCGAGGTGTGGGTGCGCCGGCTGCTCGACCGCGACGCGCGCATGGTCGACATGCAGATCATGGCCTCGTTGCAGAACGGCACCGCCTTCTTCGCCTCCACCAGCCTGATCGCGCTCGGCGGCGCGCTGGCGCTGCTGCACGCGACCAACGACGCGATCACGATCTTGAGCAAGCTGCCGATCGATCTCAGTACCTCGCCGGCGATGTGGGAGCTGAAATGCGTCGGCCTCGTCCTGATCTGCGTCTATGCCTTCTTCAAATTCGCCTGGTCGTACCGCCTGTTCAACTATGTCGCGATCCTGTTCGGCGGCATGCCGGCAGCCTCGCAGCGTGACACGCCGGAGGCCGAAGCTCATGTGATCCGCACCTCGCGCCTGTTCGAATCCGCCGGCCGCCATTTCAACCGCGGCCAGCGCGCCTTCTTCTTCGCACTCGGCTATCTCGGCTGGTTCGTCAGCCCCTGGGTGTTGTTCGTGACCACGGCAACCGTGGTGATCGTGACTTGGCGGCGGCAATTCGCCTCGAGCGCGTGGGAAGCGATGGCGCCGGAGGTGGTGAATGGCGAGGAGACGCGGCGCGGTCCCTGA